In Populus trichocarpa isolate Nisqually-1 chromosome 7, P.trichocarpa_v4.1, whole genome shotgun sequence, the following proteins share a genomic window:
- the LOC18100965 gene encoding uncharacterized protein LOC18100965 isoform X2, translated as MTVGKIAVSRLVNIWEERKVFGSRARSLKEVILGEDAPPPLELNKKRSRSVKITKRDSRSTRTKLSIGGDAEKIVSAFHLVVSEQPNEETEMSNCKSSVRRVRKMEKDVDVACSGNDKDPKRKTLAKELEDEENLLKQSIEKLRSIEASRVALVSLLKEALHEQESELEGVQTQMQVAQAQVEEASNMRRRLNGEEYVSKASTATTVSVDSNAKAGQTPKRTAADIAAEVAEKLAASSSSQMIMHSVLSSFAAEEAKNAQLTKAYDSLSKPENSLPVSDPNVFMPAQPLAAPTTHSYQSVLLPQPSMQNQTPSAQAQFHMLPNQSSQQYLQPAGGIMTPYAYGNISPLPPGPPPPPPPPPPYMVSPMVSMAQQPSQIPQQQPLPLAQQQATINQQQQMSLNQQPQGPNFRPLRPHGMVYYGHPSHS; from the exons ATGACTGTTGGCAAGATTGCAGTCTCTAGATTG GTAAATATATGGGAAGAAAGGAAAGTATTTGGGTCACGTGCCCGGAGCCTCAAAGAGGTAATTCTTGGAGAAGATGCACCTCCACCCTTGGAGCTCAACAAAAAACGTTCACGCTCCGTCAAAATTACAAAACGAGATTCACGATCCACTAGAACG AAATTGTCCATCGGAGGCGATGCTGAAAAAATAGTATCGGCATTTCATTTGGTGGTTAGTGAGCAACCCAATGAAGAGACAGAGATGAGTAATTGCAAATCTTCAGTTCGTCGTGTGAGGAAGATGGAGAAAGATGTTGATGTTGCCTGTAGTGGTAATG ATAAAGATCCAAAACGAAAGACTTTGGCCAAGGAACTAGAGGATGAAGAGAATCTTTTGAAACAAAGCATTGAGAAACTTAGATCAATTGAAGCAAGTAGAGTAGCACTTGTGTCTCTGTTAAAAGAAGCTCTACACGAACAG GAATCTGAATTGGAGGGAGTTCAAACTCAGATGCAG GTTGCTCAGGCACAGGTAGAGGAAGCCAGCAACATGCGAAGGCGGCTTAATGGTGAAGAATATGTGTCAAAAGCATCTACTGCAACAACAGTATCAGTTGATTCAAATGCAAAAGCAGGACAAACACCTAAGAGGACAGCTGCTGATATTGCTGCTGAGGTTGCAGAAAAGCTTGCAGCTTCCTCATCTTCTCAAATGATCATGCACTCTGTTCTCTCTTCGTTTGCTGCTGAAGAAGCAAAGAATGCTCAATTAACGAAGGCCTATGATTCATTGTCAAAACCGGAAAACTCATTGCCTGTTTCAGATCCAAATGTTTTTATGCCAGCCCAACCACTTGCTGCTCCAACAACACACTCGTATCAGTCAGTTTTGCTGCCCCAACCTTCAATGCAGAATCAGACTCCAAGTGCTCAAGCTCAGTTTCACATGCTTCCCAACCAATCCTCTCAGCAATATTTACAGCCAGCAGGAGGGATTATGACCCCATATGCTTATGGTAACATTTCTCCCTTGCCTCCAggaccacctccaccaccacccccacccccaccctaTATGGTAAGTCCAATGGTGTCCATGGCGCAACAACCATCACAAATACCTCAGCAGCAACCGCTACCATTGGCACAACAGCAGGCCACAATAAACCAGCAACAACAAATGTCTTTAAACCAACAACCCCAGGGTCCTAATTTCAGGCCTCTGCGACCACATGGAATGGTGTACTATGGCCACCCTTCTCATTCTTAG
- the LOC7456933 gene encoding short-chain dehydrogenase RED1, with protein sequence MAALFTSHCANNEDAPFTSHSLPINALKIFPFQSKFFNCQNLLPIRKTTQMSSNSMESYGQQVVLITGCTQGGIGHALAREFANNNCLVVATARSLISMRDLDQDKRFYLQELDVLSDESVQHVVSNVVERYGRVDILVNNAGIQCVGPLAEVPLSAMQNTFNTNVYGTMRLVQAVVPHMASSKKGKIVNVGSVTVMAPVPWAGVYTATKAALHSLTDTLRLELRPLGIGVINVVPGAIKSNIGNSAVASYNQMPEWKLYRPFEEAIRERAHLSQGLKATPAEEFAKKTVAAVLKENPPAWFSIGQFSTVMSIMYHLPLSVKDFILRRKFNC encoded by the exons atgGCAGCCTTATTCACTTCACATTGTGCAAACAACGAAGACGCACCTTTTACTTCTCATTCACTTCCTATAAATGCCCTCAaaatctttccttttcaatCTAAGTTTTTCAACTGCCAAAACCTGCTACCTATCAGAAAAACCACCCAAATGAGTAGTAATTCAATGGAATCTTATGGCCAACAAGTGGTTCTAATCACTGGTTGCACTCAAGGAGGTATAGGCCATGCCTTGGCTCGTGAATTTGCTAACAACAATTGCCTTGTTGTGGCCACAGCCAGGTCTTTGATTTCCATGAGAGACCTTGATCAAGATAAGAGATTTTATCTCCAAGAATTGGATGTTTTGTCAGATGAAAGTGTGCAGCATGTTGTGTCAAACGTTGTTGAAAGATATGGTAGAGTGGATATCTTGGTTAACAATGCTGGAATTCAATGTGTTGGCCCTCTTGCTGAGGTCCCTTTATCTGCTATGCAAAACACTTTCAATACCAATGTCTATg GGACAATGAGGCTGGTACAAGCTGTTGTTCCTCACATGGCATCTAGCAAGAAGGGAAAAATCGTAAATGTTGGAAGTGTTACTGTTATGGCTCCTGTTCCGTGGGCTGGAGTCTATACTGCAACCAAAGCGGCTCTTCATTCACTAACTGATACCTTGAG gctgGAACTCAGGCCTTTAGGGATTGGTGTGATCAATGTTGTTCCTGGAGCTATTAAATCAAACATAGGAAATTCTGCCGTAGCCAGCTACAACCAGATGCCTGAGTGGAAGTTATACAGGCCATTTGAAGAAGCAATACGGGAGAGAGCGCATCTTTCACAAGGACTTAAGGCCACTCCCGCGGAAGAGTTTGCGAAGAAGACGGTTGCTGCCGTGCTAAAGGAAAACCCTCCGGCATGGTTCTCCATTGGCCAATTCTCCACTGTGATGTCAATCATGTACCATTTGCCACTTTCTGTTAAAGATTTTATCCTAAGGCGAAAATTTAATTGCTGA
- the LOC7456931 gene encoding 60S ribosomal protein L30, translating into MVTAKKTKKTHESINNRLALVMKSGKYTLGYKTVLKTLRSSKGKLILLSNNCPPLRKSEIEYYAMLAKVGVHHYNGNNVDLGTACGKYFRVSCLSIIDAGDSDIIKTVPGDH; encoded by the exons ATGGTGACGGCAAAGAAAACT AAGAAGACCCATGAGAGCATCAACAACAGATTGGCTTTGGTGATGAAGAGTGGAAAGTACACTCTTGGTTACAAAACTGTGCTTAAAACTCTGAGGAGCTCTAaag gaaaattgattttattatcaaaCAATTGCCCACCTTTGAGGAAATCTGAGATTGAGTATTATGCTATGCTTGCGAAGGTTGGGGTTCATCATTATAATGGAA atAATGTCGACTTGGGAACTGCTTGTGGCAAGTATTTCCGTGTATCTTGCCTGAGCATTATTGATGCAG GTGATTCTGATATTATCAAGACAGTCCCTGGTGATCATTGA
- the LOC18100965 gene encoding uncharacterized protein LOC18100965 isoform X1: MDSVFSEEILADKLSKLNGTQQCIETLSHWCIFHRSKAESVVETWDKQFHNSDMLQKVPLLYLANDILQNSKRKGNEFVKEFWKVLPAALKNVVEKGDDRGKKAVSRLVNIWEERKVFGSRARSLKEVILGEDAPPPLELNKKRSRSVKITKRDSRSTRTKLSIGGDAEKIVSAFHLVVSEQPNEETEMSNCKSSVRRVRKMEKDVDVACSGNDKDPKRKTLAKELEDEENLLKQSIEKLRSIEASRVALVSLLKEALHEQESELEGVQTQMQVAQAQVEEASNMRRRLNGEEYVSKASTATTVSVDSNAKAGQTPKRTAADIAAEVAEKLAASSSSQMIMHSVLSSFAAEEAKNAQLTKAYDSLSKPENSLPVSDPNVFMPAQPLAAPTTHSYQSVLLPQPSMQNQTPSAQAQFHMLPNQSSQQYLQPAGGIMTPYAYGNISPLPPGPPPPPPPPPPYMVSPMVSMAQQPSQIPQQQPLPLAQQQATINQQQQMSLNQQPQGPNFRPLRPHGMVYYGHPSHS; this comes from the exons ATGGATAGTGTATTTAGTGAAGAGATACTTGCAGATAAGCTTTCTAAGCTCAATGGCACCCAGCAGTGCATTGAAA CTTTGTCCCATTGGTGCATCTTTCACCGAAGCAAAGCAGAATCAGTTGTAGAGACATGGGATAAACAGTTCCACAACTCAGATATGCTCCAGAAAGTTCCTCTATTGTATCTTGCAAATGACATCCTACAGAACAGTAAGCGGAAAGGAAATGAATTTGTTAAGGAGTTTTGGAAAGTTCTTCCTGCTGCGCTAAAAAATGTAGTTGAGAAAGGTGATGACCGTGGGAAGAAGGCAGTCTCTAGATTG GTAAATATATGGGAAGAAAGGAAAGTATTTGGGTCACGTGCCCGGAGCCTCAAAGAGGTAATTCTTGGAGAAGATGCACCTCCACCCTTGGAGCTCAACAAAAAACGTTCACGCTCCGTCAAAATTACAAAACGAGATTCACGATCCACTAGAACG AAATTGTCCATCGGAGGCGATGCTGAAAAAATAGTATCGGCATTTCATTTGGTGGTTAGTGAGCAACCCAATGAAGAGACAGAGATGAGTAATTGCAAATCTTCAGTTCGTCGTGTGAGGAAGATGGAGAAAGATGTTGATGTTGCCTGTAGTGGTAATG ATAAAGATCCAAAACGAAAGACTTTGGCCAAGGAACTAGAGGATGAAGAGAATCTTTTGAAACAAAGCATTGAGAAACTTAGATCAATTGAAGCAAGTAGAGTAGCACTTGTGTCTCTGTTAAAAGAAGCTCTACACGAACAG GAATCTGAATTGGAGGGAGTTCAAACTCAGATGCAG GTTGCTCAGGCACAGGTAGAGGAAGCCAGCAACATGCGAAGGCGGCTTAATGGTGAAGAATATGTGTCAAAAGCATCTACTGCAACAACAGTATCAGTTGATTCAAATGCAAAAGCAGGACAAACACCTAAGAGGACAGCTGCTGATATTGCTGCTGAGGTTGCAGAAAAGCTTGCAGCTTCCTCATCTTCTCAAATGATCATGCACTCTGTTCTCTCTTCGTTTGCTGCTGAAGAAGCAAAGAATGCTCAATTAACGAAGGCCTATGATTCATTGTCAAAACCGGAAAACTCATTGCCTGTTTCAGATCCAAATGTTTTTATGCCAGCCCAACCACTTGCTGCTCCAACAACACACTCGTATCAGTCAGTTTTGCTGCCCCAACCTTCAATGCAGAATCAGACTCCAAGTGCTCAAGCTCAGTTTCACATGCTTCCCAACCAATCCTCTCAGCAATATTTACAGCCAGCAGGAGGGATTATGACCCCATATGCTTATGGTAACATTTCTCCCTTGCCTCCAggaccacctccaccaccacccccacccccaccctaTATGGTAAGTCCAATGGTGTCCATGGCGCAACAACCATCACAAATACCTCAGCAGCAACCGCTACCATTGGCACAACAGCAGGCCACAATAAACCAGCAACAACAAATGTCTTTAAACCAACAACCCCAGGGTCCTAATTTCAGGCCTCTGCGACCACATGGAATGGTGTACTATGGCCACCCTTCTCATTCTTAG